The genomic segment gctgtagcctcttctcccatatttcttcattgactcgagcttctttcatccagtccacgtatattgtccatgtcttcaaaatttcattctgtttatcttgccacgtctttgACTGCCAGCATTCCAGAACACGGGGCTGGTGACAACCACGCGCCGAACACCAGGCTAAGATCATGCGATGCCGTCCATCTCCTCAGGTTCGCTGCCTCAGGCACACATCTCTGACCCTTTTCTGTCTCCCTCCAGCCCAAACTGTTCCGATGCTGATCTCCTACGCCGAGTACAAGCCCCACTTGGTCGACCAGGGGGCCATGAAGCTCAGCATCTCAGGAAAAGTGGCTGGAACCGGTCAAGTTCTGGCTAAAGAGCACACCTTCCGTCTGCGCACTCCGGATCTCACGATAACGGTAGGACcaggcgccaaaatttcagggctggAAGGAAGGGCTGGGAGTCAGAGTTACAAGAATTGAGGGTAGGGTAtggtgaccagccgtcctgcttttggcgggacattcctgCCTTTAacgaacttgtcccgcgtcccgcgggagCCTTAAAGTCCCGGGTTTTCGAAGGCTTTACGCACTTTTTCCTGGGCTTAGCTAGGCAGTGTGCGGCCTCCCCACGCCGTCGCTATGGTACATGgcattctggggcgctgccgtttctcGCCTTCGTCACATTGCGGGAAacggtagcgccccagaaggttgGCCAGCGCTTCCTGCGGCCTCGCTCACATGATTGTCCCCGGCGGTCGCTCAATTTGCTCGTTCCGGCTAGCtttaaggtgaccatctggtcaccttagggtaAGTTGTGGGTGTGGGAGGGGTCCAGAAACATCCCAATAGAAGAGACCCTAAAGGTAGGATTGTCAAGGCAGTGCCTGACAACTGGAGGAAGGGATGTGACAGCGGGGCGTATCcagacagaaaaaaaaggaaaagaaacaaaatattattaCCATAGATTTTTCTGCGACTGCTAGAAGTACCTTCTTGCTTCCAGGTAACGTAGGAATTATCCAGAGTTCTATGGTCGGAAGTTCTGGaggccttctttttctttttaaaatttaccccCAGTCACAATCACACATACGCACAACGCACACACCTTTGGCCCCAGTTTCTCTGTATAAATCAGCTGAGCATTGGCAGGCAAGGAGTGAGATTGGCTGGAATTTTCCCGTCACAAGCAGGAAAGTGGGGACCATCCCTAAAGGGTCAGGATCTCTGGTTTTTCCCAGCTCTGATTCAGAGTTACTTCAGGCTTCACAGACGTTTGCTCCTGAAAGAGGAGGCAGgaattagaacaggggtagggaacctttaacactcaaagagccatttgcacccgttttccacgggaaaagaaaacacttgggagccacaaataaagataaagataacactataaataaagataacactatatatattggggtttttttttaccttttactccgctcattctgagaagcgcatggatgcgcccgccctgttgcctgcagggtgggcaaggatgaagccggtggctcggcctcgccggctgccgggaaagtgcccaccccgctccaacagggcgggcgagaggggaagcctgcagcgtgGCCCATCCAACCGcgagcagttggtgcgcccgccctgctgcctgcagggcgggcaaggatggggccggcagctcagctcttggagccgcagtgcaagggcagaagagccgcatgcggctcttgagccgcaggttccctacccctgaattagaACAAGCGAGATCCCCTAATTTTCCTTTTGCCTGTTCCTGAGAATGCTACCAGCATATAATTTGTCCCGTTGTCTCTCTCAGAAAGGGCACCTTTCTGCCTAGAAGGTCAAGGACAGGATGTCCTTATTTGTCTTCAGTGAATGTGACTTTCTTTGTGGAAACGAAGCAAGGTTCCTCTTCCCATTTGTAAAACAGGTGGTCCAGAAAGGGTAGCTTGATGCCGCTCAAGCTGTCAAACTCTTTGTTTGTGTGAACTCATCCCAAAATGGACATTTGTATCCTCTTCCTGTGCTTCCACACTTGGGTTCACAAACCCTCTCTCTTTTCACAGCTACTGAGCCCAGCCGTGGTTGGACAAGAGGCCCAAGTCCAGATTGTCTTCAAAAATCCTCTTCCTGTCACACTGACCGGTGTCGTCTTCCACATGGAGGGATCTGGGCTTTCCACCCCCAATACGATGACAGTCGGGTGAGTGGACTCTTTGACATCTGCCTGCAATCCTGAGCCCCCTGCCCCAATCTTTCCCCCAATCAGAACTGTGGGCAGAATCCTGAAAAATGCTGCCTCCTTTCAAGACGTCTCACGGCATTTTTTATCGCGTTTGTGGCCCTCCAGTcagcgtagtgattaagagccggtggatgctaatctggagaaccaggtttgattccccactcctccacctgagtggcggaggcttatctggtgaaccagatgtgtttccgcactcctacattcctgctgggtgaccttgggccagtcacagttctctctggactctctcagccctacctatttcacaaggtgtctgttgtggggagaggaagggaaaggagcttgtaggccaccttgggtcaccttacaggagagaaaggtggggcataaatccaaactcttcttcttctcatttgtAATGCACAATCCAAAGGCTTTGCCTCAGGATGAAAGCAACATCAGTTTGCAACCAGCTTTCGGTGGCGCTGCAGGGGTTTGAAGGCAAGACCTAGGGACAGAGGTTGTTTGCCTTTGCCTGACTCTGAATAACAACCCTGCAATccttcggtggtctcccatccaagaaccaaccagggccaaccctgcttagcttccaagatctgacaagctccagctagcctggaccatcctggTCAGCGCGTTTGCAAATGCTGTCTGACCATTGCCTGGTCTGTGGCTGAAGAATATCCGGGACTGGACTTCCACAGACCTGGGGTTAGAGGGCAGGACTCGGGAACTCCAAACCAATTTGAGCCCTGGAATCtcacagaaagacaaaaaatatgctacaggggtcagtgctatcagtcacagaccaggaaagggatttgggcatcttagtcgatagttccatgggaatgtcaactcaatgcatggcagctgtgaaaaaggcaaactctatgctggggataattaggaaaggagttgataataaaactgcaaggattgtcatgcccttatataaagccgtggtgcgacagcacttggagtactgtgttcagttctggtcgccacatctcaaaaaggatatcgaagagatagaaaaagtgcagagaagggcaacgaggatgattgagggactggagcaccttccttatgaggaaaggctgcagcgtttgggactctttagtttggagaggagacgtctgaggggggatatgattgaagtctacaaaattatgcatggggtagaaaatgtcaacagagagaaatgtttctctctttctcacaatactagaaccagggggcattcattgaaaatgctggggggaagaattaggactaataaaaggaaacacttcttcacacaacgtgtgattggtgcttggaatatgctgccacaggaggtggtgatggccactaacctgggtagctttaaaaggggcttggacagatttatggaggagaagtcgatctctggctaccaatcttgatcctccttgatctgagattgcagaggttgccttagcagaccaggtgatcgggagcagcagcagcagcagaaggccattgctttcacatcctgcacgtgagctcccaaaggcacctggtgggccactgcgagtagcagagatctggactagatggactctggtctgatccagcaggctaggtcTTAtgttctttccccacttctctcctTCATGGCTCTCTGTTTTTTGTTCTGAAGATTCCTGACACTCCTCCATTTCCTCTGCAGGGATATTGGCCCCAACCAAACGATGAAAATGCGCCACACCTTCACACCGCTGCGCCCGGGACGTCGCCAGTTGGTTGCCAGTCTGGACAGCCCTCAGCTCTCCCAGGTCCACGGAGTGCTGACGATCGACGTGGCCCCGGGACCGGTGCGGGGCCCGTCGGGTTCTCCAGCCCCCGTTCGGGGTTCTCCCGTCCTTTCCCGAGACTCTCCGGGTAGGCAGCCCACCAACCGCAGTAGCCCGAACACCCGCACCTCTCCGGCCCGGGGCTCCCCGTCTCGCCAGCCAGATCCCCGCGGGTCCCCCAATAACCGTGGGTCGCCTCGCGTCGTCAGAGGAGAGCGGACCGGGCGCCCTATCTGAGCCAGACTCTAGTTTTTATGTACTGTGTATCTACAATGCCAGAGAAGTGGGgggcaagagggagggaagggcgcCCTGCGTGACCCACAGAACCACAGCAGTGCCGAGGGGGGAGAGGGCAGGTCGAAGCCGGATTGCCCAGTTCCTGCCCCAGGGAATCTCTTGTGCATCCATTGAGAAAGACTGTCCTACTGTCTCCTGTTCTGACTGAGGTTGCCCCATCAGTAGTTTGCAATCCCCCAAACACCCTCAGAGCCCTCATCTCATTTGCTATATGTATTCATCCACTCACGCCATGCCACATAAGTGTAATCCACCCTTCCTGTCGCCACACAGAACCACCAAGTCTGCCCACAGTCTGTCTGCACCAACCCTCCCCTGGTCTTCACATACAgctttcaccccctcccctcacttgTTCTAGGTTCGAATGACTCCACTTTCTCTCCCTCAAGCTGCCAAGGGTATCCTAAAAGTTTGGCCCTGATGACACTCTGTCCCTTCCCCCAACATGTTTGGTTCTGCTCCCCACTGATACCAGACAACTGT from the Sphaerodactylus townsendi isolate TG3544 unplaced genomic scaffold, MPM_Stown_v2.3 scaffold_1728, whole genome shotgun sequence genome contains:
- the LOC125425009 gene encoding protein-glutamine gamma-glutamyltransferase K-like; its protein translation is MLISYAEYKPHLVDQGAMKLSISGKVAGTGQVLAKEHTFRLRTPDLTITLLSPAVVGQEAQVQIVFKNPLPVTLTGVVFHMEGSGLSTPNTMTVGDIGPNQTMKMRHTFTPLRPGRRQLVASLDSPQLSQVHGVLTIDVAPGPVRGPSGSPAPVRGSPVLSRDSPGRQPTNRSSPNTRTSPARGSPSRQPDPRGSPNNRGSPRVVRGERTGRPI